One Janthinobacterium sp. TB1-E2 genomic region harbors:
- a CDS encoding type IV pilin protein: MGALASRNRAAANGGAPSAVLGFSLIELLSALAIMSLLLALAVPAYHGHVVRAKRVQGQAALLRLMQQQERYYSQNNHYLAFSSSSPASQAQQFPWWSGEEGAAGSAYEIEALACPGLAIGQCVLLRALPGTSKVDAQFQDADCGVMSLSSTGQRGSSGPASHCWP, encoded by the coding sequence ATGGGAGCGCTGGCAAGCCGGAACCGGGCCGCAGCAAACGGTGGCGCCCCGTCTGCCGTCTTGGGCTTCAGCCTGATCGAACTGCTGTCCGCGCTGGCGATCATGAGCCTGCTGCTGGCGCTGGCCGTGCCCGCTTATCACGGTCACGTCGTGCGTGCCAAGCGGGTGCAGGGGCAGGCGGCCCTGCTGCGGCTGATGCAACAGCAGGAGCGCTATTACTCGCAAAACAATCACTATCTCGCGTTTTCCTCGTCGTCGCCGGCTTCGCAGGCGCAGCAATTCCCGTGGTGGTCGGGCGAAGAAGGTGCGGCCGGCAGCGCATATGAAATCGAGGCGCTGGCCTGTCCCGGCCTGGCGATCGGGCAATGCGTGCTGTTGCGCGCCCTGCCGGGCACGTCCAAGGTCGATGCGCAGTTCCAGGATGCCGATTGCGGCGTGATGTCCTTGAGCAGCACGGGCCAGCGCGGCAGCAGCGGCCCGGCCAGCCATTGCTGGCCCTAA
- a CDS encoding riboflavin synthase: protein MFTGIVAAIGKIETVQPLDGGLDAGVRLNIHAGGLPLADVALGDSIAINGACMTVVEKSDTGFAVDVSRESLNCTVGLDTTTEVNLEKALTLAERLGGHLVSGHVDGLGIVRKFEAVGESWELVIEAPHELAKYLAFKGSVVVNGVSLTVNRVEDLGAGAVNGCRFSINLIPHTIAMTTLKHLTVDGKVNLEIDLIARYVERMLSLDKAAA, encoded by the coding sequence ATGTTTACAGGAATTGTTGCCGCCATCGGCAAGATTGAAACCGTGCAGCCGCTCGACGGCGGCCTCGATGCAGGCGTGCGCCTGAACATCCACGCGGGCGGCTTGCCGCTGGCCGATGTGGCCCTGGGCGATTCGATCGCCATCAATGGCGCCTGCATGACGGTGGTGGAAAAATCGGACACGGGTTTCGCCGTCGATGTCTCGCGTGAAAGCCTCAATTGCACCGTGGGCCTCGATACCACCACGGAAGTGAACCTGGAAAAAGCCCTGACCCTGGCCGAGCGCTTGGGGGGGCACCTGGTCTCCGGCCACGTTGACGGCCTGGGCATCGTGCGCAAGTTCGAAGCCGTGGGCGAATCGTGGGAACTGGTGATCGAAGCGCCCCATGAGCTGGCGAAATACCTGGCCTTCAAGGGTTCCGTCGTCGTCAATGGCGTGTCCCTGACCGTCAACCGGGTGGAAGACTTGGGCGCGGGCGCCGTCAACGGCTGCCGTTTCTCGATCAACCTGATCCCGCACACGATTGCCATGACGACCCTGAAACACTTGACGGTCGATGGCAAGGTCAACCTGGAAATCGACCTGATCGCCCGCTATGTCGAGCGCATGTTGTCCTTGGACAAGGCTGCCGCTTAA
- a CDS encoding GspH/FimT family protein, translating into MLELLAVLAIAALLAAAAMPSLQQVLARQQVRAAATDLFSAIELTRAQAMARGQRVLLMPAGPGGTDWRTGWLVFIDRNASLAFDGDDELLFRQGPLPEGITAQFVFSSATAPFYIAYNGAGRSCSATNSLAARWGTLSLALGKQVRHIKINMLGRVRVCDPQQQAANCSGVADSS; encoded by the coding sequence ATGCTCGAATTGCTGGCCGTGCTGGCGATTGCCGCACTGCTGGCGGCCGCCGCCATGCCCAGCTTGCAGCAGGTGCTGGCGCGCCAGCAAGTGCGCGCGGCGGCCACGGACTTGTTCTCTGCCATCGAATTGACGCGGGCGCAGGCGATGGCGCGCGGGCAGCGCGTGCTGCTGATGCCGGCCGGGCCCGGTGGCACGGATTGGCGCACGGGCTGGCTGGTCTTCATCGACCGCAATGCCAGCCTGGCGTTCGATGGCGATGACGAATTGCTGTTCCGCCAGGGACCGCTGCCGGAGGGCATCACGGCACAGTTCGTGTTCTCGTCGGCCACGGCGCCGTTTTATATCGCCTACAATGGCGCAGGACGCAGTTGCAGCGCGACCAATAGTCTGGCGGCGCGCTGGGGTACCTTGTCCCTGGCTTTGGGAAAGCAGGTGCGCCATATTAAAATCAATATGCTGGGCAGGGTGCGCGTGTGCGACCCGCAGCAGCAGGCGGCCAATTGCAGCGGCGTGGCCGACAGTTCGTAG
- the ribBA gene encoding bifunctional 3,4-dihydroxy-2-butanone-4-phosphate synthase/GTP cyclohydrolase II has product MSISSTEEIVAELRAGRMVILVDEEDRENEGDLVLAADFVTPEAINFMITHARGLVCLTLTEERCDELNLSMMTSRNGTAYGTNFTVSIEAAEGVTTGISAADRAKTIQVAVAKGTQPSDIVQPGHIFPLKAQKGGVLMRAGHTEAGCDLTAMAGLTPASVICEIMKDDGTMARLPDLLVFAEQHGLKIGTIADLIHYRSQTESLVERVAERTLHTAHGEFRLIAFRDKPSASAHLALVHGDLAPGLEALVRVHQPVSLLDVLESEATTHSWTVAASMAAIKQAERGVMVLLNCGETSSELFAQFAALDTPQAKPKGRAASMDLRSYGIGAQILRDLGVSKMQLLASPRKMPSMVGFDLEVTGFQCHPGQTPN; this is encoded by the coding sequence ATGTCTATATCCAGCACCGAAGAGATCGTCGCTGAATTGCGCGCCGGCCGCATGGTGATACTGGTCGATGAAGAAGACCGGGAAAATGAAGGCGATCTGGTGCTTGCCGCCGATTTCGTGACGCCTGAAGCCATCAATTTCATGATCACGCATGCGCGTGGCCTGGTCTGCCTGACCCTGACGGAAGAGCGTTGCGACGAGCTGAACCTGTCGATGATGACCTCGCGCAACGGCACCGCCTACGGTACCAACTTTACTGTTTCCATTGAAGCGGCCGAAGGCGTGACGACGGGCATTTCCGCCGCCGACCGCGCCAAGACCATCCAGGTGGCTGTTGCCAAGGGCACGCAGCCCAGCGATATCGTCCAGCCCGGCCATATCTTCCCGCTGAAAGCGCAAAAGGGCGGCGTGCTGATGCGCGCAGGCCATACGGAAGCCGGTTGCGACCTGACGGCCATGGCCGGCTTGACGCCCGCATCCGTGATTTGCGAAATCATGAAGGACGACGGCACCATGGCGCGTCTGCCGGACTTGCTGGTGTTTGCCGAGCAACATGGCCTGAAAATCGGCACGATTGCCGACCTGATCCATTACCGCAGCCAGACCGAGTCCCTGGTCGAACGCGTTGCCGAGCGCACCCTGCACACGGCGCATGGCGAATTCCGTTTGATCGCCTTCCGCGACAAGCCCAGCGCGTCGGCCCATCTGGCCCTCGTGCATGGCGACCTGGCTCCCGGCCTGGAAGCGCTGGTGCGCGTGCACCAGCCCGTTTCCCTGCTGGACGTGCTGGAAAGCGAAGCGACCACCCACTCGTGGACGGTGGCCGCCTCGATGGCCGCCATCAAGCAGGCCGAGCGTGGTGTGATGGTCTTGCTGAACTGCGGCGAGACGTCGAGCGAGCTGTTTGCCCAGTTCGCCGCCCTGGACACGCCGCAAGCCAAGCCGAAAGGCCGCGCCGCCAGCATGGACTTGCGCAGCTATGGCATCGGCGCGCAAATCCTGCGCGACCTGGGCGTGAGCAAGATGCAATTGCTGGCCAGCCCCCGCAAGATGCCGTCGATGGTCGGTTTCGACCTGGAAGTAACCGGTTTTCAGTGCCATCCTGGCCAGACGCCTAACTAA
- a CDS encoding OsmC family protein — protein MKTNGSAIWSGGIKDGKGAISTRSGALQEYPYGFASRFEGKPGTNPEELIGAAHAGCFTMALSLILGEAGLTAEKMETTAEVTLDKVDDGFAITAVHLILKAKIPGADQAKFEELTGKAKAGCPVSKLLKANITLDATLLP, from the coding sequence ATGAAAACCAACGGATCGGCCATCTGGTCAGGCGGCATCAAGGATGGCAAGGGCGCCATCAGCACGCGCAGCGGCGCCTTGCAGGAATATCCCTATGGCTTTGCCAGCCGCTTCGAAGGCAAGCCGGGCACGAATCCCGAGGAATTGATCGGCGCCGCCCACGCGGGCTGTTTCACCATGGCCCTGTCGCTGATCCTCGGCGAAGCGGGCCTGACGGCGGAAAAGATGGAGACGACGGCCGAAGTGACTCTCGACAAGGTCGACGACGGCTTCGCCATCACGGCCGTCCACCTGATCCTCAAAGCGAAGATCCCGGGTGCCGACCAGGCGAAGTTCGAGGAATTGACGGGCAAGGCCAAGGCTGGCTGCCCCGTATCGAAGCTGCTGAAAGCCAACATCACCCTGGACGCGACCCTGCTGCCCTAG
- the ribD gene encoding bifunctional diaminohydroxyphosphoribosylaminopyrimidine deaminase/5-amino-6-(5-phosphoribosylamino)uracil reductase RibD: MEILNDIDGMRLALEWAARGLYTTSPNPRIGCVIVRDGQVIGAGVTQAAGQDHAEVQALANAAARGNDVRGATAYVTLEPCNHHGRTPPCSDALVRAGLGRVVAAMTDPNPLVAGQGLAKLQAAGIAVTTDVLADEAYEMNIGFFSRMQRGKPWVRMKTAASLDGMTALHNGQSQWITGPQARADGHAWRARACAILTGIGTVKADDPQLNVRAVETPRQPRRIVVDSRLDISLDARILQGGGTWIVAAVANPEKEAQLQALGAEVIVLPNGDGKVDLPALMLELGRRQINEVHVEAGAKLNGSLIREGCVDELLVYLAPTLLGDAQGMFDLPALTDIKQQRTLQFHQVQQVGEDVRILARFAQRN, from the coding sequence GTGGAAATACTTAACGATATCGATGGCATGCGCCTGGCGCTGGAATGGGCGGCGCGCGGTCTGTACACGACCTCGCCCAATCCCCGCATCGGCTGCGTGATCGTCAGGGATGGCCAGGTGATCGGCGCCGGCGTGACGCAGGCGGCCGGGCAGGATCATGCCGAGGTGCAAGCGCTGGCCAATGCGGCGGCGCGCGGCAACGATGTGCGCGGCGCCACCGCCTATGTCACCCTGGAACCGTGCAACCACCACGGCCGCACGCCGCCATGCTCCGATGCACTCGTGCGCGCGGGGCTGGGCCGCGTCGTGGCCGCCATGACGGACCCGAACCCGCTGGTGGCGGGGCAGGGGCTGGCCAAGCTGCAAGCGGCCGGCATCGCCGTCACCACGGATGTGCTGGCCGACGAGGCCTATGAAATGAATATCGGCTTCTTTTCGCGCATGCAGCGCGGCAAGCCGTGGGTGCGCATGAAAACGGCGGCCAGCCTGGACGGCATGACGGCCTTGCACAATGGGCAAAGCCAGTGGATCACGGGGCCGCAGGCGCGCGCCGACGGCCACGCGTGGCGCGCGCGCGCCTGCGCCATCCTGACGGGCATCGGCACGGTCAAGGCGGACGACCCGCAACTGAACGTGCGCGCCGTGGAGACGCCGCGCCAGCCGCGCCGCATCGTCGTCGACAGCCGGCTCGACATCAGCCTCGACGCGCGCATCCTGCAAGGTGGCGGCACGTGGATCGTGGCGGCCGTCGCCAACCCGGAAAAGGAAGCGCAGCTGCAGGCGCTCGGTGCGGAAGTCATCGTGCTGCCGAACGGGGACGGCAAGGTCGACCTGCCCGCGCTGATGCTGGAACTGGGACGGCGGCAAATCAATGAAGTCCACGTCGAGGCCGGCGCCAAGCTGAATGGTTCGCTGATACGCGAAGGCTGCGTCGACGAGTTGCTGGTCTACCTGGCGCCCACCTTGCTGGGCGATGCGCAAGGCATGTTTGACTTGCCCGCATTGACGGATATCAAGCAACAGCGCACTTTGCAATTTCACCAGGTTCAGCAAGTGGGCGAAGATGTGCGTATCCTTGCAAGATTCGCCCAGCGCAATTAA